The DNA window ATCAGTAAGACAATATTTCTACTTCTAATGCAGGCCTACCTTGCAGTGTGTAAATGTGTTCTTTATTACATAAAGAACAGAGGATGGAAGGGTGCGGATACTCTCCAAGGGCACACACTCTTGCAGTGTGCAGATGTACCGTACACAACTGGTCAGAGTTTCCAAGAGTTGCACTATGGTCttaaatgaagaagaaacaacCATAATTAATGCTTCTCAACTCCTGCAAGAATGTCAGAAGCATCTTTTCTTAGCAGAATTGCTCCTAGATTTTATGACATTCAAAGTTCACCATTAATTGCATCCGTAAGTAGTTTATTAAAGACCAATGAAGGTCTATAGAATAtcaagaaatgaaatgctttttctgatACCAAATGCTCTTTGAAAGCTTCCTACTTCTCTTTGCTACTGTTCTCTACTTAGTAAACATCTTAAAACTCCTAACTGGCTGCAATAATAATTGCCACATTTGGTCTGTAAATACAGAGAATCACACTCCATTTGCATTAGAAACTATGCAGAATTAGctattttctttacattctgATTACCATCACAGGCTAAAGCTAATCAAATAATTCATAAACTTTTAACTGAACTTCAATGGCAATGATGTTTGGATTACATCTTTACCAGCCAGTTAGAAAGTAGCAAAAACACTCAAAAAGAATCAGTTAATTTCTTCGGTAAAATCTAAGCACTAAGGACTTGCCTGTAAAAGATTCCTTACAGTACTGCGTAACTCTGTATTCTGGCCAGTTAATCCTTTGGCCTCACTGGAGAGTTCATACATCAATTTATCATATAACTGTAGAGTCTAtcaagagaaaagacaaaaaaaaaatcagcttaaatattttatttataaacaggCACAAAATAAATTGTAATACCCTTCTATATCTGTGTGCTTCCTCAGACTGGGGTCATGGGCTACCAAGATAATTCatagggaaagggaaaggaaagggaaagggaaagggaaagggaaagggaaagggaagggaaagggaagggaaagggaagggaaagggaagggaaagggaagggaaagggaagggaaagggaagggaaagggaagggaaagggaagggaaagggaagggaaagggaagggaaagggaagggaaagggaagggaaagggaagggaaagggaagggaaagggaagggaaagggaagggaaagggaagggaaagggaagggaaagggaagggaaagggaagggaaagggaagggaaagggaagggaaagggaagggaaagggaagggaaagggaagggaaagggaagggaaagggaagggaaagggaagggaaagggaagggaaagggaagggaaagggaagggaaagggaagggaaagggaagggaaagggaagggaaagggaagggaaagggaagggaaagggaagggaaagggaagggaaagggaagggaaagggaagggaaagggaagggaaagggaagggaaagggaagggaaagggaagggaaagggaagggaaagggaagggaaagggaagggaaagggaaaggaaagggaaaggaaagggaaaggaaagggaaaggaaagggaaaggaaagggaaagggaaaggaaagggaaaggaaagggaaaggaaagggaaaggaaagggaaaggaaagggaaaggaaagggaaaggaaagggaaaggaaagggaaatcaCCTGGGCATTTTTATAGGCTTGCTAAAATGCACAAGATGAGGCCTGAAACTTTAGTTGGCATTTCAGCACCACTTTAACACCATTGAGATACACACACTGAAGAATTCAATGCAGCTACAGCACAAAATATCATTTAATCACAAAAAACCAGAACCTATGATAGGTCAGTATCGCCTAAAGGTTTATTCAAAATATTACCCACAAATGTGACAAAAATTATGTGTAATAAACAAATGTTGGGTTCTTCAGCTTATTTATGGTAAGAGCTGGTCTCAGGTGACATTCCCCACTGTGGATGTTTTATAAACAGCCCAAActtctcaaaaagaaagaaaaaaaagctattctATTACTACATATAGAAAACAGGACACTGTTCAATCCTCTCCCCACTGTAAAGAATGGTAAAAATCACAGAAGCAATCCAGCAATACTGTTAAACTTTTAACtgctaaatatttatttcaagtttgCATGCAAAGTATTGATTCCCTGGTGAGCCTTCAAAAGAAGAGACAATGCATTCTAAGCAGGCTTTCAGTAGTGCACTGATGGGAAACGTCACATTCAATGGAAGGTGGCATACCTTAGGTAATACTttagagaaaaatgtttgttcCAAATCTCCAAGGCTGATATGAGgcaaaaacatttcagtcaGGATCCTCAAAACacctgcaaagcaaaacatttcaaagcaaacCATGCAATTATCAGAAGCATGTAGGTACTGAACCGAGGGAAAAAAGAACTGCATGGAACAGATCAGATATCTGATTCTGAGAGAAGAAACCTACCATGTCACTTATCACATATGTCACATTAGCTAAAAAACCAGTACCAATAACAGCTCCAACATGCACAAAACCATCAGTAACAGCATCACATTGGCCTATACTTGGGTGAAGGCCAAGTGCAGTTGTTTACCCACAGTCTGGCACCTAGATGCTACTGGAAATTTCCATATTCTTGATCTCAGATAGTTTGATGTGCTGGCTAACACTTATGCACAGCTGAGCAGTGAATGTTAACCTAAACAGCTGCATCTCAGCAGCTCACTCTCAACTCTCAACTATCACAGGAGTAGCTGATAGGGTTTGGCCACCTTTGAGATAATGGCCAATGCACTCCCTCTTTCAGGAGCCTAAGAATCACAAGTagaggcaaagaaaaagcagcctTACGTGCACAGCTTATGAGGTTTTAGGAAGCAAATGCTTGATTACGTGCATGATTCATGTAACACACAAGGTGCAGGATTGCTCAGGACCGTGACAGTCACAGGTGAGAGCAGAACTCATACATGCAACACAGTAAGGCTTAGCATAAAGGCAACCAACTGGCTGCTACTTACGGATGTGCTCAGTCCAGTCTTCAGACTCTTGATACATAGAGTAAAAGCATTAAAGAAACTCAGGGTCTGCAGTAAGACTGGATTAAGGCATCAGCAGCTGTGGCTTCTGCCCTGTGTGGGCTGCACCCACCCCACAAACTGAAGGGATGCTCCAtaaccagcacagctgctcagcacccacAAATGAGAGCACTTCTGTATCATGTGGGAGAGTGCTTTGTTTGTCGTgagttgtatttttattttatggggtgggggggtgttGAGAAGGAAGAGGCAATTAGTAAAGGTGCTACAGGAGACACATGCTACTTTTATGTTGGTGAAGCTCAGCACCCACCCACAGGCTTACTCGCCTCACCAGTGCAAGGCGGCCCAGCCCCGCCATCTCGGGGTACCTCATGTGGGCCCCCCCGGTTCCTCCCATTGCCCCCAGCGGCAGCCCCGCCCTCCTCCCGCCCCTCACGAAGGATATGAGGAGCCGTGGCAGGACGGCGGGCAGCTCCCTGCGGCACAGCTCCCAGTCCCAGCcgcccagctccctcaggagCAGCTCGGGGTCAGTCTGAGACATGGCACACGGCTCCGCTCCCCTCAGCGCTGGCGGGAAAACTCAACCCGGCGCCGCGCTCCCAGCAGCCTCCGCGGGGTCGCTACGTACGCGCTGCACGCCTCCTTTCCGGCAGCGCATGCGCTGCGACTTCCCCGCCTGTTGTTCATGAGGATGGATTTTCGATTTAATTTTTTCCCCGATGAAGATGAAAGCAAAGAGCCCAGCGCTCACAGCGAGACGCAGCCGTGCTCTGCAACACGGCAAGACGAGAGACCGGCGGTGAAACGAGACTGCATCAAAGCCGCCAAGGAGCACCGCATCCCTGCGGACGGCAGCGAGGTGCTGCACAACAAGGTGCTGCAAACAGCATCGGGGCTGTACTACGTGAACATGGCTGTGGTGGAGCTGACGTGCCGGGATGGAGCCCACGGGGAAGATATCGTGTCAAAAAGCGTTTCTTCGCACTCTGATCTCATCCCTGGAGTCTACGAGGGAGGGCTGAAAATCTGGGAGTGCACCTACGACCTCATGGAGTTCCTCGCAGAGGCCGAAATCCAGTTTGCCAACAAGAGGGTGCTGGATCTTGGGTGcggggctgggctgctgggaaTAGTGGCCTTGAAGGGAAACGCTGCAGAAGTGCACTTTCAGGACTACAACAGCACGGTGATTGAGGAAATAACCATGCCTAACGTGGTGGCTAACTGTATCAGTGGTGGCAATGAGGCTGACAGCAAAGAGGATAGAAAGAACGTTAAGCCTCCTTCAAAGAGGCGCAAGGAATTGGAGCCCCTGCCTGATGGACTCACCAGGTGCAGGTTTTTCTCTGGAGGCTGGTCTGAAGTCAGCCAGCTCCTGCTCGACAGCAAGCCCTGTTCAAAATACGATCTAATTCTCACATCCGAGACCATCTATAACCCCGACTATTACGGTGCACTGCATGACACGCTGGCTCAGCTGTTGGCTAAAGATGGCCGTGTGTATTTGGCAAGCAAAGTGCATTATTTTGGGGTCGGTGGGGGCATTTACCTCTTTGAAAAATACCTTGAGGAGAGGAAGGTGTTTAGGAGCAGCACGGTGAAAGAAGTTGAGGACGGGCTGAAGCGCTATATCTTAGAAATAGCCTTTCAAGATTCCGCTTGAAATGAATTCCAGGGGTGCTCCAAAAATATCTTAATAAAGACAAAATGTCTTAGTCCtcaaatatgttaaaaataaatacgtTGTACTGGGTTATTCAAAACAGATGAGttaatgctgttcttttctAGCTATTCTGACGCTTGACTGGAAGTGAATGACTCTTCTGAGTCTAGTTTTGCACAGAAAAGTGTAGTGCCGCGTAAAGTATCATCTCATCTCAGCCCATTTTGTTAttggtgttttaaaataaagcaagtcACTGTTCccagtctctctctctcacattccttggcagtgccagcacagcctGAGGGCGATCATTTAGCTCCCTAATATAGTGCAATTAAGGGTCAGGCTTCCAGCTCAGCTACCATTTAACAGCAGTAACAATTAGAATCGGCTGCATACCTGTGTGCTCTGCTGTTTTGCCACCAGAGGGGGATGTGATCGTATTTATCGCTTGGACTCTGCGAACCATCTGtgccattttctttcctaagaCTTTACGACCGTCTCAGGTACTACCTGCCCACATGCTATAGTCCATCTTCCAAACCTGCCTTCTTCCATGACTGTAATTTCAGGCTGCTGGGGGCACTGCTGAACTCCATCATAACTCTTCAGCCTTCTAAACAGCTGGGCAGGGCAGCAAACTGACAGAAAAGTCTGTTACTCTTCTGCGTCCTGGGCTGAAGATGCTCACAGTGGGGCGAGACTGTATGTTTGTATGTTGCTGATGGAAAAACTATATAAAAAaattgcaaacaaaacaaaagaactacAAAATCTGGACCCAAGTGTTTGGGATCACCAACaattcacaaagaaaataacactgtATTAGTTCTTCCCAACTAAACTACACAGAAATCTATTCAATGGCTCCACCAGGTACATCAGTCTTACTCCCTGTCAGCATGCTTTGCTGCAGCACTAATACCTTGGGTGTCCTTGCAAAACTAAAACCTTATAGACAATCAACCACCACTGTAAGCTGGGTATGAGGAGACTGTATAAACTCAAGGCAGAAAAGACAATCTGAGGTGGAAAAGGAATGATTATAACAGTGACCTAAATCACATAGTATTACGTAAAGTAAGTTCCTGTCATTTCTGCGTATGAAAGCCAACTGCAAGGTTCCTATTTTGAGCGTGCTTCTATTAAGATAGCCATCGAGGATTTCCCATACTTTACTGAAGAGTCTTAACTAGAATTGTTTACGAGACAAAAATAAGTAGACTACTTAAATGGATGCTTAGGACACTACTGAAGTGCTCTCTGatagcagagaggaaaaaaagcagtcagCTGTGCTACGGCTGTGACTGCACTGAAACCTGCCAAAGATGGACAAATACTGGCTATGAACAGGGGAACAAAAAGAAGATTCAGCTCTGGCACAGGTCTCAGTGAAGCACTGTTAACAGCTCTTTGTCAAAAATGGGAAGAGGGAACACCACTACTACTTGCTATTTTATATACCTCAGCCCGAAGACAAATCATTGCTGGCACGTATTTGACGAACCACCTGCTAGGTCTATTGCTGTTTCAGAGAATGGTACCTGAAGGAACAAATAAAGCCTTGGCTTCCTAATAAAGATAAATACAGTTATGAACAAGAATCTCACGTACTTATGATGAACTAAGGCAGCACTTAAAATCTTCAATTATAATGCTTCCTCTTGAAAATGCTCCTTGATCAAACTCACCCTGTCTCAGGTTTAATAATACTGCTTCGTTCAGCATCCTTACTTTATTCATGGATTGCTCAAGCAGCTCATGCAAATACAGAATCAGATCTCTTAGGACTTTCAAGTGAAGACTGCTAGAGCCGCAATCACACAGTGATCACACACctacaaaagagaaaacccaACACGTTGTAATTAAGTTCCCATTTTGGAATTAGAATCAAAGTAGGATATTTTTCACAGGTATAATCAGCATTGAGATTTCCATAACTTCAGATGAGTTCTATTCTGCATCTAGAAGTCAGCAGACACACCTCGAGAGGAAGCAGAATTCAACATCTAATTTGTGAGTTCACTGTTCTGTTGCTGTTACAGCATTAGTAAAAATGTTATTCTTAGATTAGGAAAACCAGTAAGACTTTCTCTACTTGCGACAACCATCACTGCCCTTGTGACAAGTTTCCTGCTTTAATTTATGAtctggaataataataataaatcttccATTTACTTGAAAGACTTCAACATCTTATTTAATAGGTAGGGCAAACAGCATTTTTCCAAGTTAAATTACattagaaaataatagaatttaTAGAACCCTCAAAGTCCCCTTTTTATAACAAACCATTGTATCAAGCCCAATTTCTTCATGATGAAACAAAGAGGTCAACTGGCAACTCAATTTGCAGCTCATTTCAAgtctctccttttctccccctGCCCCATGCCCTGACTTTTTGAGAGTCACTGCAATAAGAAATCCTGTATAAATTACGTCTTTCTCGTAAGTACTGCAGAGAGAAACATTAAAGTCTGTCATAGAGTGTTTcaggaaattaaattaaaagccCTGTTTATTATAACATGCGCCGCCCTTAACTGATGACTTCCTCCTGAAGACCATCTGATGGTTTTGGGAAATGACAAGgccaaaaaataagaaaggaaaatcagtTTTGTATACCGGCACCAACTAAATAGCATCCGTTACAGTTATTGCACTGAatgttggggggaaaaaaagcccagagGAAAATAGAAGTAGGAAGTGCTCAAGCTGCAGATTAGTGCCTTGCATGCTATTCTTGGTTACTAGGTACAGGCGTACAACCACTTTCTGAAGTCAAAGTTTTGCACAAAGCAACAATAAGCAGAGTAAGAGATACCTGAGAATTACTTAACTGTACTATACATTAAAGCAGAGTCCAGTACAGAGTTCATGATAACATGCATACACTCAATTATATTTATTGAAGCACGAATCACTGGAAGTTTCCAGATTTGAACTGCTTGTCACATTCATAAGTAGCCAATTTATTTCTTGTCATCTGACCATGTAATTTCATAATCTGTGTACACTTTTTTCAGTATCTCCACAGTCACCGAATGATCTGCTTTTCCATAGCCCTGCAAGAAAGAGCAAGAGTTCATCAGACaagtgcagaaagcagctccaCAGGACCATTTAACTGCTGTTGTCAACACAAGTTATCCAGTTACAGTTTGATACTGCAAGTAGTTCAAatagaaatcagaaataaacacaCGTTCTAAATAAGAGAGTTGTTCTCGTAGTAtagctctttgtttttctattatCATCTCCAATTTCCCCCAACCcaatctgcagaaaataaacaagtcCATCTCCAGTAACAGGATGCATTTTATACACCACAATTTCTCTAacaaaaagcttattttaaaacactccTGAATCCCTCAGCTGCTGTATGTACTGAATGTTCTTTTAAGACTATATTCTATATTGATCCACATCAATGTATGAGCATACAAGCATCTGACGTAgctcagctgaaggaaaacagaacaggaagcCATGTGTGAACATCTGGGTACTATTCTAGTCACCAAAGAACTCACTCTTCATTCACTGTCTCTC is part of the Excalfactoria chinensis isolate bCotChi1 chromosome 8, bCotChi1.hap2, whole genome shotgun sequence genome and encodes:
- the METTL18 gene encoding histidine protein methyltransferase 1 homolog yields the protein MRMDFRFNFFPDEDESKEPSAHSETQPCSATRQDERPAVKRDCIKAAKEHRIPADGSEVLHNKVLQTASGLYYVNMAVVELTCRDGAHGEDIVSKSVSSHSDLIPGVYEGGLKIWECTYDLMEFLAEAEIQFANKRVLDLGCGAGLLGIVALKGNAAEVHFQDYNSTVIEEITMPNVVANCISGGNEADSKEDRKNVKPPSKRRKELEPLPDGLTRCRFFSGGWSEVSQLLLDSKPCSKYDLILTSETIYNPDYYGALHDTLAQLLAKDGRVYLASKVHYFGVGGGIYLFEKYLEERKVFRSSTVKEVEDGLKRYILEIAFQDSA